A window from Cryobacterium sp. PAMC25264 encodes these proteins:
- a CDS encoding arsenate reductase ArsC, protein MPATDTTPAAKPTVLFVCVHNAGRSQMAAGYLAALSNGQVEVLSAGSEPKEQINPVAIAAMAEDGIDIADNVPTILTVEAVKDSDVVITMGCGDACPIFPGKRYEDWELADPAGQGIEAVRPIRDDIKARIEKLLAEILPATV, encoded by the coding sequence ATGCCTGCCACCGACACGACGCCCGCCGCCAAGCCCACGGTCCTGTTCGTCTGCGTGCACAACGCCGGCCGCTCCCAGATGGCCGCGGGCTACCTGGCCGCGCTCTCCAACGGGCAGGTCGAGGTGCTCTCCGCGGGCTCCGAGCCCAAGGAGCAGATCAACCCCGTCGCCATCGCGGCCATGGCCGAGGACGGCATCGACATCGCCGACAACGTGCCGACGATCCTCACGGTCGAGGCCGTCAAAGACTCTGACGTCGTGATCACGATGGGCTGCGGCGACGCCTGCCCGATCTTCCCCGGCAAGCGGTACGAGGACTGGGAACTGGCCGATCCGGCCGGCCAGGGCATCGAGGCGGTCCGCCCGATCCGTGACGACATCAAGGCGCGCATCGAGAAGCTGCTCGCCGAGATCCTCCCGGCCACCGTCTGA
- a CDS encoding M23 family metallopeptidase, which produces MRRRTGFIAPPARRTASAGRGVTAVTAMTVVALLTTMGALPAQAAYVDADGVPARSVGSAAASTRLAAEQSLTVTAEAPIAVEVDTYSAEVPPPPVVTAPAAAAAPTPVAVPAPVSAGVVWPFAGVTRISDGYGPRTAPCSGCSTFHDGLDMNPGEGTPIGSIADGVVSSVTSFDDGGLGVHVSVDHVADGQNVTSTYGHMQSGSVAVSEGQSVSAGQKLGNVGSTGQSTGPHMHLELHLDGVTAIDPYGWLVQHAGPM; this is translated from the coding sequence ATGCGTAGGCGCACCGGATTCATCGCCCCGCCCGCCCGCCGCACCGCATCCGCCGGCCGTGGGGTGACCGCCGTGACGGCTATGACCGTCGTCGCCCTGCTCACGACCATGGGCGCCCTGCCCGCTCAGGCCGCGTACGTCGACGCCGATGGTGTTCCGGCGCGCTCCGTGGGGTCGGCCGCTGCCAGCACACGACTCGCGGCCGAGCAGAGTCTCACGGTCACCGCCGAGGCGCCCATCGCCGTCGAGGTCGACACCTACTCGGCCGAGGTGCCGCCGCCGCCCGTGGTGACCGCCCCCGCGGCCGCGGCCGCTCCCACCCCTGTGGCGGTGCCCGCTCCCGTCTCCGCCGGTGTGGTCTGGCCGTTCGCCGGAGTCACTCGCATCTCCGACGGCTACGGCCCACGGACAGCGCCGTGTAGCGGATGCTCGACCTTCCACGACGGTCTCGACATGAACCCCGGCGAGGGAACCCCGATCGGCTCCATCGCCGACGGCGTCGTGAGCTCGGTCACCTCCTTCGACGACGGTGGCCTGGGCGTACACGTCTCCGTCGACCACGTCGCGGACGGCCAGAACGTCACGAGCACCTACGGGCACATGCAGTCCGGGTCCGTCGCCGTAAGCGAGGGGCAGTCCGTTTCGGCGGGCCAGAAGTTGGGCAACGTGGGCAGCACTGGTCAGAGCACCGGTCCGCACATGCACCTGGAGTTGCACCTCGACGGTGTCACCGCGATCGACCCCTATGGCTGGCTGGTTCAGCACGCGGGGCCGATGTAG
- a CDS encoding metalloregulator ArsR/SmtB family transcription factor — MANVKLLQDPASAAIDAGAECCAPPVREALAAEGAEKLAKTLKAIADPARLRLISMVASHDDAEACVCDLTEPLGLSQPTVSHHLKVLVDAGILSRDKRGTWAYYRLVPGALDALAHSVVTV, encoded by the coding sequence ATGGCGAACGTCAAACTTCTGCAGGACCCCGCGAGCGCGGCCATCGACGCCGGCGCGGAGTGCTGTGCGCCGCCGGTGCGCGAGGCGCTCGCCGCCGAGGGCGCGGAGAAACTGGCAAAGACCCTCAAGGCCATCGCGGATCCGGCCCGGCTGCGACTGATCTCGATGGTGGCCTCGCACGACGACGCCGAGGCGTGCGTGTGTGATCTCACCGAGCCGCTCGGCCTGAGTCAGCCCACAGTGTCGCACCACCTCAAGGTGCTGGTGGATGCGGGAATCCTGTCGCGAGACAAGCGCGGCACCTGGGCGTACTACCGCCTGGTGCCCGGGGCGCTTGATGCCCTGGCGCACTCTGTCGTCACGGTCTGA
- a CDS encoding thioredoxin domain-containing protein: MARESARLMREEQKKREARRRWYWRGGIGVGLIAVAVIVAMVVVGSVKPPSPGPLNMASDGVLMQGDGTSITAAPTAATAADADPTPTDLSALTNTVNITVYLDYLCPYCGQFETTNGAQLTSWLTAGTITLETHPISILDQSSNGTKYSTRSANAAACVANYQPDSFLDVNAALFANQPTEGTDGLTNAELVSLVETAGVTDASVATCITDQEFGSWVGDATDRALAGPLPNTDVKNVAGTPTVLVQGVQYTGALDDAAAFESFVMEQATATGDGGTDTGE, encoded by the coding sequence GTGGCACGCGAGAGCGCCCGCCTGATGCGCGAGGAACAGAAGAAGCGCGAGGCCCGCCGGCGGTGGTACTGGCGTGGCGGCATCGGGGTGGGCCTGATCGCCGTGGCCGTCATCGTGGCGATGGTCGTGGTGGGCAGCGTCAAGCCGCCGTCTCCCGGCCCGTTGAACATGGCCAGCGACGGCGTGCTGATGCAGGGCGACGGCACGAGCATCACCGCCGCGCCGACCGCGGCCACCGCTGCGGATGCCGACCCCACCCCCACCGACCTGAGCGCGCTCACCAACACGGTGAACATCACGGTCTACCTGGACTACCTGTGCCCCTATTGCGGCCAGTTCGAGACCACCAACGGCGCCCAGCTGACCAGCTGGCTCACGGCGGGCACCATCACGCTCGAGACGCACCCGATCTCGATTCTCGACCAGTCCTCAAACGGCACCAAGTACTCCACCCGCTCGGCCAACGCGGCGGCCTGCGTGGCGAACTACCAGCCGGACAGCTTCCTCGACGTGAACGCCGCACTGTTCGCGAACCAACCCACCGAGGGCACAGACGGCCTCACCAACGCGGAGCTGGTGAGCCTGGTCGAGACGGCCGGCGTCACCGACGCCTCCGTAGCCACGTGCATCACCGACCAGGAGTTCGGCTCCTGGGTGGGCGACGCCACCGACCGCGCCCTGGCCGGCCCGCTGCCCAACACCGACGTGAAGAACGTGGCCGGCACGCCGACGGTGCTCGTGCAGGGTGTGCAGTACACCGGTGCGCTCGACGACGCCGCGGCCTTCGAGTCCTTCGTCATGGAGCAGGCCACCGCGACCGGCGACGGCGGAACCGACACCGGCGAGTAG
- the arsA gene encoding arsenical pump-driving ATPase gives MTLGSGTRAGAGARADPAFLARAPRFLFFTGKGGVGKTSIACASAIRLAEGGASVLLVSTDPASNVGQVLGVDIGNTVTTIDAVPGLSALEIDPEQAVQQYRERIVGPVRGLLPAAEIASIEEQLSGACTTEIASFNEFTDLLTDAAWTAAYDHIVFDTAPTGHTIRLLQLPGDWTEFLTAGTGDPSCLGPLSGLEKQRAVYAQAVAALGDPERTRLVLVTRAQQSTLAEAERTHAELGAIGMSRQYLVVNGMLPDAEGGLEEDDPLAVAIRRRERRALEARGPALAGLTTDYLPLLAVNMVGLPALRGLLPAAGSSAADLVGPELHGPGAAGNGADTAALELGGTDLCSLVDAIAADGHGLVMLMGKGGVGKTTLAAAVAVALAERGFPVHLSTTDPAAHLVETVAGALDTLQVSRIDPSVEVERYTEHVLRTKGAHLDEQGLAMLREDLRSPCTEEIAVFQAFSRVTREAKHRFVVLDTAPTGHTLLLLDATGSYHREIERQMGASLHFVTPMMKLQDPAQTKVILVTLAETTPVLEAAGLQDDLRRAGIEPWAWIVNSSIAAAAPASALLRRRAVNELTEIDAVRTRYAARTAVVPLLAIEPVGIPALAALADPPARAQAGLGRTGVAATTAPRRPRR, from the coding sequence ATGACCCTCGGCAGCGGCACTCGTGCCGGTGCCGGCGCCCGCGCAGACCCGGCCTTCCTGGCCCGTGCCCCGCGGTTCCTCTTCTTCACCGGGAAGGGTGGCGTGGGCAAGACCTCCATCGCCTGCGCGAGTGCGATCCGTCTGGCCGAAGGCGGCGCATCCGTGCTGCTTGTGAGCACCGACCCGGCCTCGAACGTGGGCCAGGTGCTCGGAGTGGACATCGGCAACACGGTCACGACGATCGACGCCGTTCCCGGACTCTCTGCCCTGGAGATCGACCCCGAGCAGGCCGTTCAGCAGTACCGGGAACGGATCGTCGGGCCCGTGCGCGGGCTCTTGCCTGCCGCGGAGATCGCCTCGATCGAGGAGCAGCTCTCCGGCGCCTGCACCACCGAGATCGCCTCGTTCAACGAGTTCACCGACCTGCTCACGGATGCCGCCTGGACCGCCGCGTATGACCACATAGTCTTCGACACCGCTCCGACCGGGCATACCATCCGGCTGCTGCAGCTTCCCGGCGACTGGACGGAATTCCTCACCGCCGGCACGGGCGACCCCTCCTGCCTCGGACCGCTGTCGGGCCTGGAGAAACAGCGCGCCGTCTACGCGCAGGCTGTGGCGGCGCTGGGAGATCCCGAGCGCACCCGGCTGGTGCTCGTGACCCGCGCCCAGCAATCCACCTTGGCAGAGGCCGAACGCACCCACGCCGAACTGGGCGCCATCGGCATGTCCCGGCAATACCTCGTGGTGAACGGGATGCTGCCGGACGCCGAGGGAGGGCTCGAAGAGGACGACCCGCTCGCCGTGGCCATCCGTCGTCGCGAGCGCCGGGCGCTCGAGGCCCGTGGCCCGGCTCTGGCGGGGCTGACCACCGACTACCTGCCACTGCTGGCCGTCAACATGGTGGGTCTGCCTGCCTTGCGCGGCCTGTTGCCGGCCGCGGGGTCATCCGCAGCCGACCTGGTCGGCCCGGAGCTCCACGGCCCGGGCGCAGCGGGGAACGGCGCCGACACCGCCGCCTTGGAGTTGGGCGGCACGGACCTCTGCTCGCTCGTGGACGCGATCGCCGCAGACGGTCACGGTCTGGTCATGCTGATGGGGAAGGGCGGGGTGGGTAAGACCACCCTCGCCGCCGCCGTCGCGGTCGCACTCGCCGAACGCGGATTTCCCGTGCACCTCAGCACGACAGACCCCGCCGCACACCTGGTGGAGACCGTTGCGGGTGCTCTGGATACCCTCCAGGTCTCCCGGATCGACCCGTCCGTGGAGGTCGAGCGGTACACCGAGCACGTGCTGCGCACCAAGGGTGCCCACCTCGACGAGCAGGGCCTGGCCATGCTGCGGGAGGACCTGCGCTCACCGTGCACCGAGGAGATCGCCGTCTTCCAGGCCTTCTCCCGGGTGACCCGTGAGGCCAAGCACCGGTTCGTGGTGCTGGACACCGCCCCGACCGGACACACGCTGCTGCTGCTGGATGCGACGGGGTCGTACCATCGCGAGATCGAACGCCAGATGGGCGCCAGCCTGCACTTCGTCACTCCGATGATGAAGCTGCAGGACCCGGCGCAGACCAAGGTGATTTTGGTGACCCTCGCCGAGACCACCCCGGTGCTCGAGGCGGCGGGGCTGCAGGATGACCTGCGCCGCGCCGGTATCGAACCCTGGGCCTGGATCGTGAACAGCTCGATAGCGGCCGCGGCTCCGGCATCCGCCCTGCTGCGACGACGGGCGGTCAACGAGCTCACCGAGATCGACGCGGTGCGCACCAGGTACGCCGCCCGCACGGCCGTCGTGCCGCTTCTGGCTATCGAGCCGGTCGGTATCCCGGCGCTCGCGGCGCTGGCTGACCCGCCAGCGCGGGCGCAGGCCGGGCTGGGCCGAACAGGCGTGGCCGCAACCACAGCGCCACGTAGACCAAGGCGATGA
- a CDS encoding CHY zinc finger protein, with product MQHAERPGERHPERAGDLRVDRPRVYGAVVDDATRCVHYNGPTDIVAIEFRCCGRFYPCFQCHADAETHPLERWAPEQWAERAILCGACGHTLAIDEYRSVSGCPSCAAAFNDGCRLHAHLYFEVPPPTA from the coding sequence ATGCAGCACGCCGAGCGTCCCGGGGAACGGCACCCCGAGCGGGCCGGGGACCTGCGCGTCGATCGGCCGCGCGTGTACGGCGCCGTGGTCGACGACGCCACCCGGTGCGTGCACTACAACGGGCCCACCGACATCGTGGCGATCGAGTTCCGCTGCTGCGGACGCTTCTACCCCTGCTTCCAGTGCCATGCCGACGCCGAAACGCATCCGCTCGAGCGGTGGGCGCCCGAGCAGTGGGCGGAGCGGGCGATCCTCTGCGGCGCCTGCGGGCACACGCTCGCGATCGACGAGTACCGGTCGGTCTCGGGTTGCCCGAGCTGCGCGGCGGCCTTCAACGACGGATGCCGCCTGCACGCCCACCTGTACTTCGAGGTTCCGCCGCCCACCGCCTGA
- the arsD gene encoding arsenite efflux transporter metallochaperone ArsD, producing MTTIQIFEPGLCCGTGICGVDVDQQLVTVSADIDWAASLGGVVRRFNLAQEPLAFAENDTVRRFLHAVGQDGLPVTLVDGDTVLTGRYPSRAELATWAGLGAPAAEDRPSLLAASAVAGAAAPDASAASCCGGAAGSCC from the coding sequence ATGACGACCATTCAGATCTTCGAACCTGGCCTCTGCTGCGGCACCGGTATCTGTGGGGTCGACGTAGACCAGCAGCTCGTGACTGTATCCGCCGACATCGACTGGGCCGCATCCCTCGGCGGCGTCGTGCGCCGGTTCAACCTGGCTCAGGAGCCCCTCGCCTTCGCGGAGAATGACACCGTGCGCCGTTTCCTGCACGCCGTGGGACAGGACGGGCTCCCCGTGACGCTCGTGGACGGAGACACGGTGCTCACCGGCCGCTATCCGTCCCGCGCCGAGCTGGCCACGTGGGCCGGGCTGGGCGCCCCGGCAGCCGAGGACCGGCCGTCGTTGCTCGCGGCCTCTGCGGTCGCGGGCGCCGCGGCGCCGGATGCCTCAGCCGCCAGCTGTTGCGGCGGTGCCGCCGGAAGCTGCTGCTGA
- a CDS encoding GNAT family N-acetyltransferase, protein MNAYTSVPIDPDSAAALQERGLRLAVLDAVDEAGLKRWLLADARGFHEITPSEGTLEVQVEDIASDRVTGVWDASQADPETPVATVRSWQMDLTVPGGTALSTYAISSVTVSPTHRRQGIARAMLTAELRTAVRLGLPMAMLTVSEATIYGRYGFGPSARQSSYSVDTARARWTGRTPAGRVQFVSPESLLTDGPAVFERTRDRSPGEVDRREIWWKRVLGLLPNEPEARKRGIRAVRYDDADGAMAGFALYEIALQNVSHPGKLTLVDLVAATDDAYAALWRFLVEMDMVDEIAAPLRSVSEPVAWQVADHRAVRKTGERDHLWLRILDVPAALAARRYTAPGHYLLDVSDDLGFAAGRFLLTVAADGSGQAHPLADAAAPAGAVEVSLSAADLASLYLGGTSAVDLARAGRITEQSPDAAMRLDTALHSAYAPHLSTWF, encoded by the coding sequence GTGAATGCTTACACGTCCGTGCCCATCGACCCCGATTCCGCCGCAGCCCTGCAGGAGCGCGGCCTCCGCCTGGCCGTGCTCGACGCCGTCGACGAGGCGGGCCTCAAGCGCTGGCTCCTGGCGGATGCCCGCGGCTTCCACGAGATCACCCCCTCGGAAGGCACCCTCGAGGTGCAGGTCGAAGACATCGCCAGCGACCGGGTCACCGGTGTCTGGGATGCCTCCCAGGCCGACCCCGAGACCCCGGTCGCTACCGTGCGGTCCTGGCAGATGGACCTCACCGTGCCCGGCGGCACCGCCCTGAGCACCTACGCGATCAGTTCGGTGACGGTCTCGCCCACCCATCGCCGCCAGGGCATCGCCCGGGCCATGCTCACGGCGGAACTGCGCACGGCCGTGCGCCTCGGGCTGCCGATGGCGATGCTCACCGTGTCGGAGGCCACCATCTACGGCCGGTACGGCTTCGGTCCGTCCGCGCGGCAGTCGTCCTACAGCGTCGACACCGCCCGAGCCCGCTGGACCGGACGCACACCGGCCGGCCGGGTACAGTTCGTCAGCCCGGAATCGCTCCTGACCGACGGCCCCGCCGTGTTCGAACGCACCCGCGACCGCTCCCCCGGCGAGGTCGACCGCCGCGAGATCTGGTGGAAGCGCGTCCTGGGCCTGTTGCCCAACGAACCGGAGGCCCGTAAGCGCGGCATCCGCGCGGTGCGGTACGACGACGCCGACGGTGCTATGGCCGGCTTCGCGCTCTACGAGATCGCCCTGCAGAACGTGAGCCACCCCGGCAAGCTCACCCTGGTCGACCTCGTCGCCGCAACCGACGACGCCTATGCGGCGCTCTGGCGATTCCTGGTCGAGATGGACATGGTCGACGAGATCGCCGCGCCGCTGCGCAGCGTCTCCGAACCCGTGGCCTGGCAGGTGGCCGACCACCGCGCCGTGCGCAAGACCGGCGAGCGCGACCACCTCTGGCTGCGGATCCTCGACGTGCCGGCCGCCCTGGCCGCACGCCGGTACACGGCCCCGGGGCACTACCTGCTCGACGTCAGCGACGACCTCGGCTTCGCCGCCGGCCGGTTCCTGCTCACGGTGGCGGCCGACGGGTCGGGGCAGGCGCATCCGCTCGCCGATGCCGCTGCACCTGCGGGGGCCGTGGAGGTGTCGCTCTCCGCGGCCGACCTCGCCTCGCTGTACCTGGGCGGCACCAGCGCGGTCGATCTCGCCCGCGCCGGCCGCATCACCGAGCAGAGCCCGGATGCCGCCATGAGGCTGGACACGGCGCTGCACTCTGCCTACGCGCCGCACCTGAGCACCTGGTTCTAG